A single genomic interval of Nonomuraea rubra harbors:
- a CDS encoding SDR family oxidoreductase — translation MRVLIVGGSGFLGSELVRRCAAAGHDVGATYLTRPGDPAQATWLRMDVRERRDVAAVIDAFRPEVTINAAYRQAGWATTADGAAHVAAGVAGVGGRLVQVSSDVVFSGAADRYDETCPPDPITPYGAAKAAAETAVRAMLPDAAIARTSLILGHGRSGHETLVRSLASGAGEGVLFTDDVRCPVHVCDLAAALMEAAVLGLSGVLHVAGADAVSRYELGVLIARRDGLDPARLRTGLRAGSGVPGPLELRLDCSATQHRLATRLRGAREFLATPTA, via the coding sequence GTGAGAGTGCTCATCGTGGGCGGGAGCGGGTTCCTCGGCAGCGAGCTCGTACGGCGCTGCGCCGCCGCGGGCCACGACGTGGGAGCCACGTACCTCACCCGGCCGGGAGACCCGGCGCAGGCGACGTGGCTGCGCATGGACGTGCGGGAGAGACGGGACGTGGCCGCCGTGATCGACGCGTTCCGGCCGGAGGTGACGATCAACGCCGCGTACCGTCAGGCCGGCTGGGCGACGACGGCGGACGGCGCCGCGCACGTGGCGGCGGGGGTGGCGGGCGTGGGCGGGCGGCTGGTGCAGGTCTCCAGCGACGTGGTCTTCTCCGGGGCCGCGGACCGGTACGACGAGACGTGCCCGCCCGATCCGATCACCCCGTACGGGGCGGCCAAGGCGGCGGCGGAGACGGCCGTGCGGGCGATGCTGCCGGATGCCGCGATCGCCAGGACGTCCCTGATACTCGGGCACGGGCGGTCGGGGCACGAGACGCTGGTGCGGTCGCTGGCGTCGGGGGCGGGTGAGGGGGTGCTGTTCACGGATGACGTGCGGTGTCCCGTGCACGTCTGCGATCTGGCGGCGGCGCTTATGGAGGCGGCGGTGCTGGGGTTGTCCGGGGTGCTGCACGTGGCGGGGGCAGACGCGGTGAGCCGGTACGAGCTGGGGGTGCTCATCGCCCGCCGGGACGGTCTCGATCCGGCTCGCCTCCGCACCGGGCTCCGGGCCGGTTCCGGGGTGCCGGGGCCGCTGGAGCTGCGGCTGGACTGCTCGGCGACCCAGCACCGGCTCGCGACCCGGCTCAGGGGCGCCCGCGAATTCCTGGCCACGCCCACTGCCTGA
- a CDS encoding pyridoxal-phosphate dependent enzyme yields MEYLNPGRAPYTEHDRALIGVEHARQARARFARHPDYRPTPVHAIPGLGGAGTAFVKDESGRMGLGSFKALGGAYAVHLLAERDGGGAPFVCASAGNHGISVAAGAAEVGVPCVVYLSEGVPEPFAQRLRALGAEVRRAGHDYEASMTAAMAAAQEHGWRLVADSSWDGYTGVPLDVMRGYSVLFDEMSDPGAFPPSAEPTGAYGGHEEAGPTHVFVQAGVGGLAAAAAGYIRDRWGEHPRIVVVEPDGAPCLIASARAGEPVRVSGHPTTLGRLDCREPSLLAHRLLSHLADLYVTITDEQAAAATRLLAAHGVALSGCGAAGAAGLLALTPAARDRLGLGRAARVLLVGTEGPVEPK; encoded by the coding sequence ATGGAATACCTCAACCCGGGCCGGGCGCCGTACACCGAGCACGACCGTGCGCTCATCGGCGTCGAGCACGCCCGCCAGGCCCGTGCCCGGTTCGCCCGCCACCCCGACTACCGGCCCACCCCCGTCCACGCGATCCCCGGCCTGGGCGGAGCCGGGACCGCCTTCGTCAAGGACGAGAGCGGCCGCATGGGGCTGGGCAGCTTCAAGGCGCTCGGCGGCGCGTACGCCGTGCACCTGCTCGCCGAACGCGACGGCGGCGGCGCGCCGTTCGTGTGCGCCAGCGCCGGCAACCACGGTATCTCCGTCGCCGCCGGCGCGGCGGAGGTAGGGGTGCCGTGCGTCGTCTACCTCAGCGAAGGCGTGCCCGAGCCGTTCGCGCAGCGGCTGCGCGCGCTCGGCGCCGAGGTGCGGCGCGCCGGGCACGACTACGAGGCGAGCATGACCGCCGCCATGGCCGCCGCCCAGGAGCACGGCTGGCGGCTCGTGGCCGACAGTTCGTGGGACGGCTACACCGGCGTCCCCCTGGACGTCATGCGCGGTTACAGCGTCCTGTTCGATGAAATGTCCGACCCCGGCGCGTTCCCGCCCTCAGCGGAGCCCACAGGTGCGTACGGCGGGCACGAGGAGGCGGGGCCCACACACGTGTTCGTGCAGGCGGGCGTCGGCGGGCTCGCCGCCGCGGCGGCCGGTTACATACGTGACCGGTGGGGCGAGCACCCCAGGATCGTCGTCGTCGAACCGGACGGCGCGCCCTGCCTCATCGCCAGCGCCCGCGCCGGCGAGCCCGTCCGCGTCAGCGGCCACCCCACCACCCTCGGCAGGCTCGACTGCCGCGAGCCCTCCCTCCTGGCCCACCGGCTGCTGTCCCACCTCGCCGACCTGTACGTCACCATCACCGACGAGCAGGCCGCCGCCGCCACCCGCCTGCTCGCCGCCCACGGCGTCGCCCTGTCCGGCTGCGGCGCCGCCGGCGCCGCCGGGCTGCTCGCCCTCACCCCCGCCGCCCGCGACCGGCTCGGCCTCGGCCGCGCCGCACGCGTGTTGCTCGTGGGAACGGAGGGTCCAGTGGAACCAAAGTGA
- a CDS encoding tRNA (adenine-N1)-methyltransferase: MGFRRHGPFQAGDQVQLTDPKNKRHTITLKEDGVFHTHKGAIPHSELIGQPEGSVVRSSGGTQYLAFRHLLQDYTLAMPRGAAVIYPKDASMIVGMADIFPGARVIEAGVGSGALTCFLLRAVGPEGHVTSYERREEFADVARKNVQKFFADPMDDNWRLVVGDLVASIDEVDVDRVILDMLAPWECVDAAAKALTPGGVICCYVATTTQMSKTVEAIRDHGCFTEPHAWETLVRDWHVEGLAVRPDHRMIGHTGFLVSARRMADGVTPPPRRRRPKGTTEEL, from the coding sequence ATGGGTTTCCGCAGGCATGGGCCATTCCAGGCGGGGGATCAGGTGCAGCTCACCGACCCCAAGAACAAGCGCCACACGATCACGCTCAAGGAGGACGGCGTCTTCCACACCCACAAGGGCGCCATCCCGCACAGCGAGCTGATCGGGCAGCCTGAAGGCTCCGTCGTGCGCTCCTCCGGCGGCACCCAGTACCTCGCCTTCCGCCACCTCCTCCAGGACTACACGCTCGCCATGCCGCGCGGCGCGGCCGTCATCTACCCCAAGGACGCGTCGATGATCGTCGGCATGGCCGACATCTTCCCCGGCGCCCGCGTCATCGAGGCCGGCGTCGGCTCCGGTGCCCTGACCTGCTTCCTGCTGCGCGCCGTCGGCCCCGAGGGGCACGTCACGTCCTACGAGCGGCGCGAGGAGTTCGCCGACGTGGCGCGCAAGAACGTGCAGAAGTTCTTCGCCGACCCCATGGACGACAACTGGCGCCTGGTCGTCGGCGACCTGGTCGCCTCCATCGACGAGGTCGACGTCGACCGCGTCATCCTCGACATGCTCGCCCCCTGGGAGTGCGTCGACGCCGCCGCGAAGGCGCTCACGCCCGGGGGCGTGATCTGCTGCTACGTGGCCACGACGACGCAGATGTCCAAGACGGTCGAGGCGATTCGCGATCACGGGTGTTTCACCGAGCCGCATGCGTGGGAGACCCTGGTTCGCGACTGGCATGTCGAGGGGCTCGCCGTGCGGCCCGATCACCGGATGATCGGCCACACCGGGTTCCTCGTCAGCGCCCGGCGCATGGCCGACGGCGTGACTCCGCCGCCGCGCCGTCGACGACCGAAGGGGACCACTGAAGAACTATGA
- the arc gene encoding proteasome ATPase gives MAARDDAEARAAQREREVADLSTQVSFLQEEITALRRKLAESPRQARVLEERLHEAQANLAAVTGQNERLVATLKEARDQIVALKEEVDRLAQPPSGFGTFLEAREDGTIEVFTGGRKLRVNVSPAVDVDSLRRGQEVMLNEALNVVEALGYEEVGEIVMLKELLDEGKRALVISHADEERVVRLAESLVGQPIRAGDSLLLEPRSGYVYERIPKSEVEELVLEEVPDISYEEIGGLMRQIEQIRDAIELPYLHSDLFREHKLRPPKGVLLYGPPGCGKTLIAKAVANSLAKQVAEKTGQSGKSFFLNIKGPELLNKYVGETERHIRLVFQRAREKASEGTPVIVFFDEMDSIFRTRGSGVSSDVENTIVPQLLSEIDGVEGLENVIVIGASNREDMIDPAILRPGRLDVKIKIERPDAEAAKDIFSKYLVSDLPLHPDDLTEHSGSREATIQGMIQSVVERMYTESEENRFLEVTYANGDKEVLYFKDFNSGAMIQNIVDRGKKMAIKQFLESGQKGLRVQHLLTACVDEFSENEDLPNTTNPDDWARISGKKGERIVYIRTLVSGKQGTEAGRSIDTVANTGQYL, from the coding sequence GTGGCAGCTCGCGATGATGCTGAGGCTCGAGCCGCGCAGCGCGAACGGGAGGTCGCTGATCTTTCAACACAGGTCTCCTTCCTCCAGGAGGAGATCACCGCGCTGAGGCGGAAGCTGGCCGAGTCACCCCGTCAGGCCAGGGTCCTCGAAGAGCGTCTCCATGAGGCACAGGCGAACCTCGCGGCCGTGACCGGCCAGAACGAGCGTCTGGTGGCAACCCTCAAGGAGGCCAGGGACCAAATCGTCGCACTCAAGGAGGAGGTCGACCGGCTGGCGCAGCCGCCATCCGGCTTCGGCACCTTCCTCGAGGCCAGAGAAGACGGCACGATCGAGGTGTTCACCGGAGGGCGCAAGCTCCGCGTGAACGTCAGCCCGGCCGTCGACGTCGACTCGCTGAGGCGTGGCCAGGAGGTCATGCTCAACGAGGCGCTCAACGTGGTCGAGGCACTCGGCTACGAAGAGGTCGGCGAGATCGTGATGCTCAAGGAACTGCTCGACGAGGGCAAGCGGGCCCTGGTCATCTCGCACGCCGACGAAGAGCGCGTCGTGCGACTGGCCGAATCGCTGGTCGGCCAGCCCATCAGGGCCGGCGACTCGCTCCTGCTCGAACCTCGCTCCGGCTATGTCTACGAGCGCATACCCAAGTCCGAAGTCGAAGAGCTCGTCCTGGAAGAGGTCCCCGACATCTCCTACGAGGAGATCGGCGGCCTCATGCGGCAGATCGAGCAGATCAGGGACGCCATCGAGCTGCCCTACCTGCACTCCGACCTGTTCCGCGAGCACAAGCTCCGTCCCCCCAAGGGCGTCCTGCTGTACGGGCCGCCCGGATGCGGCAAGACGCTCATCGCCAAGGCCGTCGCCAACTCCCTGGCCAAGCAGGTCGCGGAGAAGACCGGCCAGTCCGGCAAGAGCTTCTTCCTCAACATCAAGGGCCCGGAGCTGCTCAACAAGTACGTCGGCGAGACCGAGCGGCACATCCGCCTGGTCTTCCAGCGGGCCCGCGAGAAGGCCTCAGAGGGCACCCCGGTGATCGTGTTCTTCGACGAGATGGACTCGATCTTCCGCACCCGAGGCTCCGGCGTGTCCTCCGACGTGGAGAACACCATCGTCCCCCAGCTGCTGTCGGAGATCGACGGCGTCGAGGGCCTGGAGAACGTCATCGTCATCGGCGCCTCCAACCGCGAGGACATGATCGACCCGGCGATCCTGCGGCCCGGCCGCCTGGACGTCAAGATCAAGATCGAGCGGCCGGACGCCGAGGCGGCCAAGGACATCTTCTCCAAGTACCTCGTCTCCGACCTGCCCCTGCACCCCGATGACCTGACGGAGCACTCCGGCTCCCGCGAGGCCACCATCCAGGGCATGATCCAGAGCGTCGTCGAGCGCATGTACACCGAGAGCGAAGAGAACCGCTTCCTCGAGGTGACCTACGCCAACGGCGACAAGGAAGTCCTCTACTTCAAGGACTTCAACTCCGGCGCGATGATCCAGAACATCGTCGACCGGGGCAAGAAGATGGCCATCAAGCAGTTCCTCGAAAGCGGCCAGAAGGGCCTGCGGGTGCAGCACCTGCTCACGGCCTGCGTGGACGAGTTCTCCGAGAACGAGGACCTGCCCAACACCACCAACCCCGACGACTGGGCCCGCATCTCCGGCAAGAAGGGCGAGCGGATCGTCTACATCCGCACGCTCGTCTCCGGCAAGCAGGGCACCGAAGCCGGCCGGTCCATCGACACCGTCGCCAACACCGGCCAGTACCTGTAA
- a CDS encoding carbamoyltransferase HypF, whose protein sequence is MTTLKRVDVHVEGLVQGVGFRPFVYSLANRLGLAGRVHNDVNGVHIEVEGAHAGVEEFLTALERDAPALSAIERVTVVSGEPAGHRGFTIATGDPAGPRRALVSADTATCDDCLRELADPADRRHRYPFINCAGCGPRFTVVRGAPGDRPMTTMAAFGMCDDCAREYHDPAGRRHLAQATCCPACGPRLRLRDPRGTELCGDPIACAAALLRAGHVVAVKGLGGYHLAVTASDERAAAALRGRKHREEKPFAVMAADLAQARLLAEIDDTAAALLTGRARPIVLLPRRDSAPTGASSGAPLGAPTGAATGVPTGGLAVAPSVAPGYRSLGLMLPYTALHHLLLAELAEPIVLTGGNVSDEPIAYEDDDALIRLGGIADAFLTHDRAIHQRTDDSVIRPLPGAITMLRRARGHAPEPLALRRPVPRPVLACGAELKSTFCLAQGRRAFVSQHLGDLENHDTLRTFVEGIDHYCGLFGIHPEVVAHDLHPGYLSTRHALEITGVEHVGVQHHHAHIAACLADNGDPGPVIGVAFDGLGHGTDGTLWGGEFLRADLAGYERLGHLAQIPMPGGAAAVRQPWRMTAAYLRDDHPGLDVARRNAGRWADAVHLAATGLDSPLTSSAGLLFDAVSALLGIRDKITYEGQAAIELEQRADPAETGAYPAALTTTSGPLIVEAGDLVRAAADDLTAGTDPGVIAGRFHNGVAAAITRTCVALRQATGLTAVALSGAVFQNALLLDRTVQRLRAAGFRVLKHVRVPPNDGGLSLGQAAIAAAQDHT, encoded by the coding sequence GTGACCACGCTCAAACGGGTAGACGTGCACGTCGAAGGCCTCGTCCAAGGGGTCGGCTTCCGGCCCTTCGTCTACTCTCTCGCCAACCGGCTCGGCCTCGCCGGGCGCGTGCACAACGACGTCAACGGCGTGCACATCGAGGTCGAAGGAGCACACGCCGGCGTCGAGGAGTTCCTCACCGCGCTCGAACGCGACGCCCCCGCCCTGTCCGCCATCGAACGCGTCACCGTCGTCAGCGGCGAACCCGCCGGCCACCGCGGCTTCACCATCGCCACCGGCGACCCCGCCGGACCCCGCCGCGCCCTCGTCTCCGCCGACACCGCCACCTGCGACGACTGCCTGCGCGAACTCGCCGACCCCGCCGACCGCCGCCACCGCTACCCGTTCATCAACTGCGCCGGCTGCGGCCCCCGCTTCACCGTCGTCCGCGGCGCCCCCGGCGACCGGCCCATGACCACCATGGCCGCCTTCGGCATGTGCGACGACTGCGCCCGCGAGTACCACGACCCCGCCGGCCGCCGCCATCTCGCCCAGGCCACCTGCTGCCCCGCCTGCGGGCCCCGGCTGCGCCTGCGCGACCCGCGCGGCACCGAACTGTGCGGCGACCCCATCGCCTGCGCCGCCGCCCTCCTGCGCGCCGGACACGTCGTCGCCGTCAAGGGCCTCGGCGGCTACCACCTCGCCGTCACCGCCTCCGACGAACGCGCCGCCGCCGCCCTGCGCGGCCGAAAGCACCGAGAGGAAAAACCGTTCGCGGTCATGGCCGCCGACCTCGCCCAGGCCCGCCTGCTCGCCGAGATCGACGACACCGCCGCCGCGCTCCTCACCGGCCGCGCCCGCCCCATCGTGCTGCTGCCCCGCCGCGACAGCGCCCCCACCGGCGCCTCCTCTGGTGCCCCCCTCGGCGCCCCGACCGGCGCCGCCACCGGCGTCCCGACCGGCGGCCTCGCCGTCGCACCTTCCGTCGCGCCCGGTTACCGCAGCCTCGGCCTCATGCTGCCCTACACCGCCCTGCACCACCTCCTGCTCGCGGAACTCGCCGAACCGATCGTCCTGACCGGCGGCAACGTCTCCGACGAACCCATCGCGTACGAGGACGACGACGCGCTCATCCGCCTCGGCGGCATCGCCGACGCCTTCCTCACCCACGACCGCGCCATCCACCAGCGCACCGACGACTCCGTCATCCGCCCCCTGCCGGGCGCCATCACCATGCTGCGCCGCGCCCGCGGCCACGCCCCCGAACCGCTCGCCCTGCGCCGCCCCGTCCCCAGGCCCGTCCTCGCCTGCGGCGCCGAGCTCAAGAGCACCTTCTGCCTGGCCCAGGGACGGCGCGCGTTCGTCTCCCAGCACCTCGGCGACCTCGAGAACCACGACACCCTGCGCACCTTCGTCGAAGGCATCGACCACTACTGCGGCCTGTTCGGCATCCACCCCGAGGTCGTCGCCCACGACCTGCACCCCGGCTACCTGTCCACCAGGCACGCCCTCGAGATCACCGGCGTCGAACACGTCGGCGTTCAGCACCACCACGCCCACATCGCCGCCTGCCTCGCCGACAACGGCGACCCGGGACCCGTGATCGGCGTCGCCTTCGACGGGCTCGGCCACGGCACCGACGGCACCCTGTGGGGCGGCGAGTTCCTCCGCGCCGACCTGGCCGGCTACGAACGCCTCGGCCACCTCGCCCAGATCCCCATGCCCGGCGGCGCCGCCGCCGTCAGGCAGCCCTGGCGCATGACCGCCGCCTACCTCCGCGACGACCACCCCGGGCTCGACGTCGCCCGGCGCAACGCCGGACGCTGGGCCGATGCCGTCCACCTCGCCGCCACCGGGCTCGACTCGCCGCTCACCTCCAGCGCCGGCCTCCTGTTCGACGCCGTCTCCGCGCTGCTCGGCATCCGCGACAAGATCACGTACGAGGGGCAGGCCGCCATCGAACTCGAACAGCGCGCCGACCCCGCCGAGACCGGCGCCTACCCCGCCGCCCTCACCACCACCTCCGGCCCGCTGATCGTCGAAGCCGGCGACCTCGTCCGCGCCGCCGCCGACGACCTCACCGCCGGCACCGACCCCGGCGTCATCGCCGGCCGCTTCCACAACGGCGTCGCCGCCGCCATCACCCGCACCTGCGTCGCCCTCAGGCAGGCCACCGGCCTGACCGCCGTCGCCCTCTCGGGCGCCGTCTTCCAGAACGCCCTCCTCCTCGACCGCACCGTCCAACGGCTCCGCGCGGCCGGCTTCCGCGTCCTCAAACACGTCCGCGTCCCACCCAACGACGGCGGCCTCAGCCTCGGCCAGGCCGCCATCGCCGCCGCCCAGGACCACACATAG
- a CDS encoding acyltransferase family protein, with protein MAELDLLRFLAALAVVAFHYLVAYASVWGDRPAELFPALAPIAGLGILGVELFFIISGFVILMTVWGRGLGAFARSRLVRLYPAYWLSLAAIAALYGLTGAKALDPKLSPGEYLLNASMFQRLFKVTDASGVYWSLWAELRFYLLIAILVIIGVTRGRVLTFCGIWLAAALGVKLLEDNDIAVPELVREIVMPDYAGYFVAGMALYLVHKHRGGWLPWLWIAVSYGLSLHSALGRVGRRIDAAGFKNMPVTDLSVIITLTLIFAVMILMALGVLRMRSSRTLTALGGTTYPLYLFHSVIAVALIPLLTGHLPPWAVATITTLVSILVSYLVYSFAERPIQRLLKPRRSTQTPSGPAVQMEKTSVP; from the coding sequence TTGGCCGAGCTCGACCTGCTGCGCTTCCTCGCCGCCCTCGCCGTCGTCGCCTTCCACTACCTGGTCGCCTACGCCTCCGTCTGGGGAGACCGGCCGGCCGAGCTGTTCCCCGCGTTAGCCCCCATCGCGGGGCTCGGCATCCTCGGCGTCGAGCTGTTCTTCATCATCAGCGGCTTCGTCATCCTCATGACCGTGTGGGGCCGTGGCCTCGGCGCGTTCGCCCGCTCCCGGCTCGTCCGCCTCTACCCCGCCTACTGGCTCAGCCTGGCCGCCATCGCCGCCCTGTACGGCCTCACCGGCGCCAAGGCGCTGGACCCAAAACTTTCCCCAGGTGAATACCTGCTGAACGCCAGCATGTTCCAGCGGCTGTTCAAGGTCACCGACGCCAGCGGCGTCTACTGGTCGCTCTGGGCAGAGCTCCGCTTCTACCTGCTGATCGCCATCCTCGTGATCATCGGCGTCACGCGCGGGCGCGTCCTGACCTTCTGCGGCATCTGGCTCGCCGCCGCCCTCGGCGTCAAACTCCTCGAGGACAACGACATCGCCGTGCCCGAGCTCGTCCGCGAGATCGTCATGCCCGACTACGCCGGGTACTTCGTCGCCGGCATGGCCCTCTACCTCGTCCACAAGCACCGCGGCGGGTGGCTGCCCTGGCTCTGGATCGCCGTCTCCTACGGGCTTTCCCTCCACTCGGCCCTCGGCCGCGTGGGCCGCCGCATCGACGCCGCCGGGTTCAAGAACATGCCCGTCACGGACCTCAGCGTGATCATCACCCTCACACTGATCTTCGCCGTGATGATCCTCATGGCGCTCGGCGTGCTGCGGATGCGATCCTCCCGGACGCTCACCGCGCTCGGCGGCACGACATACCCGCTTTACCTGTTCCATAGCGTCATCGCCGTGGCCCTCATCCCGCTGCTCACCGGGCACCTGCCCCCCTGGGCGGTCGCCACGATCACGACACTGGTGTCGATTCTCGTGTCGTATCTCGTCTACTCCTTTGCCGAACGCCCCATCCAGCGGCTACTCAAGCCCCGCAGATCCACACAAACCCCATCAGGTCCGGCCGTACAGATGGAAAAGACGTCGGTGCCATAA
- a CDS encoding FHA domain-containing protein, with product MTDQGFGVVRPLPGNGLVAYEGGLLLVCDSAESAADALIEALRETAASGGDGRALARRAAQVLAANMASDPATCAVAGPVGAGVAVLVSGSASATIVTSGGETRLAGSDSLTWADRLVSGPVERVELSLPGAGSPHPAVRFDGGIVHGGGLVGDLTGEFTGRPAAPAQPRLLTSELPATGFHLEPDLVQPQQQQPVERPPYPMADQPPIVPGPPSGPQPAPMEPPAYHTPPEAPPPYLPPQESPYQPPQEQPPPLPEQQQFPSYDEPPASGNGVGEPVPQHLGPPDHMGPPDHMGPPDHYDPPAPPVLGPPDQYDHPGPPQQEQQQPDHGDRPLVYGVDCKNDHFNDPRVPYCAVCGIALVQRTLVPYKGPRPSLGVLILDDGTALPLESDYLLGRDPERAPEVAGGTARPAKVTSPDGSVSRRHLRVALDGWDVNLVDLGSVNGTQIQPPGDPNFYDIPPNEPVTIAPGTTVRVGVSRTLRFEAHRG from the coding sequence ATGACCGACCAAGGCTTCGGAGTGGTGCGTCCGCTTCCTGGAAATGGGCTGGTCGCCTACGAAGGCGGGCTGCTGCTCGTGTGCGACTCCGCCGAGTCGGCCGCCGACGCCCTGATCGAGGCGCTGCGCGAGACCGCCGCCTCCGGTGGCGACGGCCGGGCGCTGGCCCGCCGTGCCGCGCAGGTCCTCGCCGCCAACATGGCCTCCGACCCCGCCACCTGCGCGGTCGCCGGCCCCGTCGGCGCCGGCGTCGCCGTCCTGGTCAGCGGCTCCGCGTCGGCCACCATCGTCACCTCGGGCGGCGAGACCCGGCTGGCCGGCAGCGACTCCCTCACCTGGGCCGACCGCCTCGTCAGCGGCCCCGTCGAGCGCGTCGAGCTCAGCCTGCCCGGCGCCGGCAGCCCCCATCCCGCCGTCCGCTTCGACGGCGGCATCGTGCACGGCGGCGGCCTCGTCGGCGACCTCACCGGCGAGTTCACCGGCCGGCCCGCGGCCCCCGCCCAGCCCAGGCTGCTGACCAGCGAGCTGCCCGCCACCGGCTTCCACCTCGAACCCGACCTCGTCCAGCCCCAGCAGCAGCAGCCCGTCGAGCGCCCGCCGTACCCGATGGCCGACCAGCCGCCCATCGTGCCCGGCCCGCCCTCCGGCCCCCAGCCCGCGCCGATGGAGCCGCCCGCCTACCACACGCCGCCGGAGGCCCCGCCCCCCTACCTGCCGCCGCAGGAGTCGCCCTACCAGCCCCCGCAGGAGCAGCCGCCGCCGCTGCCCGAGCAGCAGCAGTTCCCCTCCTACGACGAGCCCCCCGCCTCCGGCAACGGCGTCGGCGAGCCGGTCCCGCAGCACCTGGGCCCGCCCGACCACATGGGCCCGCCCGACCACATGGGCCCGCCAGACCACTACGACCCGCCGGCGCCGCCCGTGCTCGGCCCGCCCGACCAGTACGACCACCCGGGCCCGCCGCAGCAGGAGCAGCAGCAGCCCGACCACGGCGACCGCCCGCTGGTCTACGGCGTCGACTGCAAGAACGACCACTTCAACGACCCCCGCGTGCCCTACTGCGCCGTCTGCGGCATCGCCCTGGTGCAGCGCACGCTCGTCCCCTACAAGGGCCCGCGGCCCTCGCTCGGCGTCCTCATCCTCGACGACGGCACCGCGCTGCCCCTGGAGAGCGACTACCTCCTCGGCCGCGACCCCGAACGCGCGCCGGAGGTGGCCGGCGGCACCGCCAGGCCCGCCAAGGTCACCAGCCCGGACGGCTCGGTCTCGCGCCGGCACCTGCGGGTGGCGCTCGACGGGTGGGACGTCAACCTGGTGGACCTGGGCTCCGTCAACGGCACCCAGATCCAGCCGCCCGGTGACCCCAACTTCTACGACATCCCGCCGAACGAGCCCGTCACCATCGCCCCGGGGACCACGGTCCGCGTCGGGGTGTCCCGGACGCTCCGGTTCGAGGCGCACCGGGGGTAG
- a CDS encoding GNAT family N-acetyltransferase has protein sequence MLPRDVISSGALILRPPAEGDAEAVVKMCDDPVTARFMPLLPQPYEMDDALGYVRRSAAVWEGGGAQFAITEGGRFAGLVWLSAPDHWGVSGAGFMVAPWARGRGVASTAARAVTDWALDHGVRRVELQAEVENVASLRAAYRAGFREEGLRREAKRLRDGRFADYVVFARLRGEAAPAVEPYLPLLEGGALDDGVVRLTPMAPGDAADYHAMLAEPSVAAYSVTPPASLEDAYRRCRYTGYWWLSGQRAEMAVRDAGSGAFAGHIQLMQVAPVLGQAMIGYSLLPGFRGRGFMTRAVELVVGWAFARTALHRIVAGTDVGNAASHAVLERAGFRREGVHRKLLPRPDGTRADDVQWARLRPA, from the coding sequence ATGCTCCCGCGCGACGTGATCTCCTCCGGCGCTCTGATCCTGCGGCCTCCGGCCGAGGGCGACGCCGAGGCGGTGGTGAAGATGTGTGACGATCCGGTGACGGCCCGGTTCATGCCGTTGCTGCCGCAGCCGTACGAGATGGACGACGCCCTCGGCTACGTACGCCGGTCGGCGGCGGTCTGGGAGGGCGGCGGCGCGCAGTTCGCGATCACGGAGGGCGGGCGGTTCGCCGGGCTGGTCTGGCTGTCGGCGCCGGATCACTGGGGCGTGTCGGGCGCGGGGTTCATGGTGGCGCCGTGGGCCAGGGGCAGGGGCGTGGCGTCGACGGCGGCGCGGGCGGTGACCGACTGGGCGCTCGATCACGGGGTTCGCAGGGTGGAGCTGCAGGCCGAGGTGGAGAACGTGGCGAGCCTGCGGGCCGCGTACCGGGCGGGGTTCCGCGAGGAGGGGCTGCGGCGGGAGGCCAAGCGGCTGCGCGACGGGCGCTTCGCCGATTATGTGGTGTTCGCCAGGCTCCGGGGGGAGGCGGCGCCGGCGGTGGAGCCGTACCTGCCTCTGCTGGAGGGCGGGGCGCTGGACGACGGGGTGGTGCGGCTGACGCCGATGGCGCCCGGTGACGCCGCCGACTACCACGCGATGCTGGCCGAGCCGAGCGTGGCGGCGTACTCGGTGACGCCGCCGGCCTCGCTGGAGGACGCCTACCGGCGCTGCCGGTACACCGGGTACTGGTGGCTGTCGGGGCAGCGGGCGGAGATGGCGGTCAGGGACGCGGGCTCGGGAGCCTTCGCCGGGCACATCCAGCTCATGCAGGTGGCGCCGGTGCTGGGGCAGGCCATGATCGGCTACTCGCTGCTGCCGGGCTTCCGCGGGCGGGGCTTCATGACGCGGGCGGTGGAGCTGGTGGTGGGGTGGGCGTTCGCGCGCACGGCCCTGCACCGGATCGTGGCGGGCACCGACGTCGGCAACGCGGCCTCGCACGCGGTGCTGGAACGGGCGGGGTTCCGCCGGGAGGGCGTGCACCGGAAGCTGCTGCCGCGGCCGGACGGCACGCGGGCCGACGACGTCCAGTGGGCACGGCTGCGCCCGGCCTAG